From Vagococcus jeotgali, one genomic window encodes:
- the comGC gene encoding competence type IV pilus major pilin ComGC, with protein MILKKWKKENDGFTLLEMLIVLLVIAVLLILFVPNLTKQQASINKQGDDALEKVIQTQAEMYYLDNSKRAQSLDVLEKGGYISKEQQEKAEKIGITLEKD; from the coding sequence ATGATTTTAAAAAAATGGAAAAAAGAAAATGATGGTTTTACTCTTTTAGAGATGTTAATTGTACTATTAGTTATAGCTGTATTACTTATTTTATTTGTTCCTAATTTAACCAAACAACAAGCAAGTATTAATAAACAAGGTGATGATGCTTTAGAAAAAGTTATTCAAACCCAAGCTGAGATGTATTATTTAGATAATTCAAAAAGGGCACAAAGTTTAGATGTGTTAGAAAAAGGCGGGTATATATCCAAAGAACAACAAGAAAAAGCTGAAAAAATAGGTATTACTCTTGAAAAGGATTAA